The genome window CGCGGCGATTCTGACGGGCTTCATGCTCAAGCGCGCTGCCCTTCCGGGCGCCGCTTCGGCCTTCGTCATGGAAATCCCGCCCTACCACATCCCGACCTTCAAGGGCGTGATGCTGCGTACGTGGGACCGCGTGAAGACCTTCCTCTTCCGCGCCGGCAAGGTGATTGTGGTGATCGTGGCCTGCCTCGCCTTCCTCAACTCCCTCGGCAAGGACGGTTCCTTCGGCAATGAAGACAGCGAAAACTCCGTCCTCTCGTCGATCGGCCGCACGATCGTTCCGATCTTCCAGCCGATGGGCATTCAGGAACAGAACTGGCCTGCCGCTGTGGGCATCTTCACGGGCATCTTCGCGAAGGAAGCCGTGGTTGGTACCCTGAACTCCCTCTATGACGGCATCGCCGCCGACAAGGCTGCTCAGGCTGCTGCTGAAAAGGCCGCCGCTGAAGGCGCTCCGGCTGAAGAAGCTGCTCCTGAGGAAGAAGAAGGCTGGTCCTTCTCCGCCATTCTCGACGAAGCGCTCTCCACCACCTGGGACAACCTGAAGGATCTCGGCTCTGCCTTTGCCGACCCGATGGGCATCAGCGTGGGCGACCTCTCCGACGAAGAAGCGGCTGCTGAAGACCAGGAAGTTTCGACCGGCACGATCGACACGATCAAGACCTTCTTCGGTTCTTCCTCCGGCGCCTTTGCCTACCTCCTGATGGTGCTCCTCTACATGCCCTGCTGCGCGGCCATCGCTGCGGTCTGGCGTGAAGTCGGCACTGCCTGGACGATCTTCTCGGGCACCTGGTGCTGCGTCCTCGGCTACACCTCCGCGACGATCTTCTACCGCGCGGTCAACTTCGGTGAAGCACCGGCCTACAGCGCGATCTGCATCGTGGTTTCTCTCGCCATCATCTACGCCATGTGGCTCTGGATGAAGTCCTTCGCCAAGAAGGACGCGGAGAACGCCCCGAAGGTGATCCCGATTCACTCGGCCCGCTGATTGAGATAGAGACGGTCAAAAGGCTTTGAGCTGATTGATCGCCTCCCCTCAGAAAAAAAACGAACGCTCCCGGCAGATTCTGTCGGGAGCGTTTTTTCGACCATTGAATTGCTTTTGGCCCTGGCCCCGAAGCGCAATACAATTTCAATAACGGTGCGTCCCGGGAGAACCGTTCTCTAAAGCTCTCTGAAGACGCCTTTCAACTTCATTCCCAAGGGGAAAAACATGATGAAGAAATCGCTAATCCTCGGCGCATCCGGCGCCATCCTTCTTCTCTCGGGCTGCGTCGGCACGCTCCCTCCGGTGCAGAACCCAAATGCCGTCGCCGTTTCCGCTTCGCCCGCCGCCATGAAGGCCGCCATTACCCGCGCGGCTGATCTGCGTCAGTGGCGCATTGTTGAAGAGAAGCCCGGCCTCGTGCGCCTCGCCTATCCGGGGACGGCCAAGGCCGAACACTTTGAAATGATCGCCGACGTCGAATACACGAAGAAGGGCTATTCCGTCGAATACGTCTCGAGCCGCGGCCTCAATGCCGGCCCCTGCCAGGACAACCCGAAGCAGACCTGCGTCCACCGCAACGTCAACAAGTGGCTGCAGAACCTCTCGAGCGACATTCTGCGCGGCATCCGCTGATTTCAGATGGAAATCATCCCTGAGGACGAGCCTTCACTAAGCTCTTCAGGCTTCCTCCGACTTTCTCATGCTCACGGCCGCTGCTTCCGGGCTGCGGCCGCCTTCATCCAGAAGTCGACCGCTTTGTCGACCCAGCCTTCCGCGCTCGTTCCGGTTCCGATGCCGAACCCGTGGCGGTGTCCCGGATATTTTGGAAATCCCTTGGAATTCCCTGTGCTTCTTATCGCTCCATCCTCCACCGCATGACATAGGGCGAAGCGCTTCCCCTCCAGAACTCCTCGAGCTGAAAAGCAAACGGCACTGCGGCCAAGGATCTGAAGATTGTTCTCTTCTTAATGGCGGATCTTGAGAAACAAGTGATTCCGTCCATTGTTTCCCCGCAGCCGGCGGGAGCCTGGATTAATTCCTCTTCGATTTTTGTCCGATCCTCCTCCCTGAAAGCGAAGCGCGAAAAAAAAACACGCCGGAGAGACAAATTCTCCAGCGTGCTTTTCAGACTTCCCTGAAAGATTTCAAAGGAAGTCGAATCCTTTCAGGCCCAGGAGGCCTCAGAAGGAATTACTTGGCGACGGCCTTCTTGAGGGAAGAGCCGGCCGTAAACTTCGGACGCTTGCCGGCCGGGATCGTGAGCGTGGCGCCGGTCTGGGGATTGCGGCCCGTGCGGGCGGCGTATTCAGCAACTTCGAAGTTGCCGAAGCCGATGATCTGCACAGCTTCGCCCTTGCCGAGCTGTTCGGCAACGGTGTCGAAGAAAGCATTGAGCACATCGGCGACCTTGGCCTTCGGAAGCTCGGTCTTCTCAGCGATGGCAGCGGTGAGTTCGGTCTTGTTCATGGTATCTCCTTGCGAAGACGTCGCGTCGACGGTTCATTTTGTCGATCGCTTCCAAATGATGTCTTCTAGTTGTGAAAACCGCGCCCCCATGCGGGTTCCGGCGCGCTTGGGCACTACTATAGCCAACACTTCGAGAGTTTTGGGGCCTTGTTTGCAAAAAAATTCCCCTGCGCCCTCGCAGTTTCCTTGATCTGCAGGGATTACGGTCCCGCCTTCATTTTTGAGCGTCTTGCCGTCCCCTGACTTCTCCCTCCTCAGGAATTGCTTAATTTATTGTTTATTTTGAAATTTTGATTATTGTAATGCAGTATCAAAATGTCCTGCCGGGCCATTCGCCATAGAAGAGCCATGCGGGAGGTCTGCGAAAACTTCACGCTATGCCGTCAGGCAAAGCAGGAACGCTTGCATTTCCGCAACGTTTACAGAGCATCCGTCCGTGCCTCGCGCAGCTTCCGCGCCTGAGGACTCCGCCAGACGAGCCAGGTGCCGATGCCGAGCACGAAGCCGTAGACGAAATCCGATGTCCAGAGCACGGCCGGATTCGTCGTATACCCGGAGAGAATCGCGACATAAAGCGCGTAGGTGAGCGCCGACGTGATGGAGACCCAGAAGGACGCGCGCGCAAAGCCGAGCGTCCCGATGATGAAGAAGAAGTAGTAGCAGGGGACCGTCAGCATGTAGGAAACGATCATGACGTAGTAGGTGTTCCTTGCATCATGAATGAGGTCCGGGAAATTCGTAATGAGGCCGAGCACCGTGTCGGGCGCCGCCGCATAGAAAACCGCAAGGGGCGCCATGGCGGCTGCACACACCCAGAGACCGGTCCGCGAAGCCCTGGAAATAAGTTCCGGCTTCTTTGCGCCCACGAGATTCATGGCGAGAGACCCGGCCGTTGAGCCGAAGGCATGCACGAAAAGAAAGAGGATGGCGCCGAGCTGACGCACGACGTTCGTGATGGCAAGCCCCCGTTCGCCGGCCACATTCTCTACCGAAACGAAAAAGAAGAGCCAGACGCCGAACGCCACGGCTTCCTGGAGCATGAGCCAGCGCCCGAGCTGAAAAAGCGCTTTCTGCACCTCCCGCTGCGGACGCCAGGAGGCAGAGAGCACCGCCTCCATCCAGCGCTTTTCCATGAAGAGGCGCACGCCGAAGACGATGAGGCAAACGACTTCGCTCACGGCCGACGCAATCGCCGCACCGGCGATGCCGAGTTCCGGGAACGGTCCGAGGCCGAAGATGAGGACAGCGTTCAGCCCGCAATTGGCGAGCACCATGGCGCTCGAACTGATGGTGAGGACCCGGGGGCGAAGGATCGACACGAAAAACGCGCGGAAAAGAAGGCAGAGGAAGGCGACGGGCAGCGCCGCAACGCGCCAGAGCACGTAGCTGCGCGCAGCCTCCTCCACTTCCTTCGAATGAATGCTTTGCGCGAGCGTCAGATCGAAAATCGAGGGCGAGGCAAGCGCAATCACGACACCCGCTAAAAAGAGAAAGATCGCGCTCTGCCGAAAGACGATGCCGACCCGGGCTCGGTCTCCTCCGCCATTGGCGCGCGACATGAGGGACTGCGCACCCACGCAGTAGCCCCAGCCGAGCATCATGAAGAGAAGCACCAGAATGCCTGCAACGCCCGCTGCGGCGAGTTCGGCTTCGCCGTATCGTCCGAGAAAGAGCACGTCCGTGAAGCCGATCAGCTGCTCGAGCATGAGGCCGGCCAAAAGCGGCATGGCGCCCCGAAAGATCGATTGGGGTCGAAGAGAATTTTCTGAATTGAAGTGGACTTCCGGGCGATTCTCGGTCATGGATGGCTCGCACTTGGCCTCCAGCGCTTTTGGGGAGAAGCGCCGCAGGCAATATCGTTATGTTTCTTTTTTACGCGTGAACCGGTTATTTTAAAATACCGGGCCTTCCGGCTCCTGCCGATCGTTCCCAATTCCTGCCTGATCCTCTCATGACCTCCCGCCTGATTGCGCTCCCCGGATTCCATCCCGAAGACCTTCCCGCGCGCTTTCCCTCCCCCTGGCACGGCGCGCCCTCTAAGTGCCTTCTCAGAGCCCGGGACATGGCGGAGGCCTGCGGGCATTTTCATGCAGACTGCGGCCGCCGAGGGCTCCTCCTCCTCAGAAACGAAGCGAATGGGGAATACTCCGCCGCTATTGCGGAGGAACCCTTTCACGAACCCGACGGCGCGCGCATTCAGGGGCTCCCTCACGCACGGAGCATTCTCGGGACCACGCGCGATGATGTCTTTCAAAGGGAAGCTGCCCGGATCTCCCTCGCGCAGCTCTCGGGCGGCTCCATGACGCTCCTTGCTTTCTCTGAGAAGGAGCGCGCAAAGCGCCCGGCAAAGATTGCCCGCGGGGGCGGAGCGGGACTCAACCTCAATTTTGAGCACTGGAACCGGGCGCTCCTCGAAGCGCTCGACGCCCCGATTGTTTCAAATCTCCTTTTTGCTGCAGCGCTCAGAAAAGCGGGCGAGCCCCTCACTCCCGTGGGGTCCCTCGAATGGTGGCGCGGCGCCATGCCCTCCTACGACGTCAAATGGGACGGCATGGTGCTCTCCCCGCGCACCACGGTGAAGCCTCTTGCCGAATGGCTTCTCGAAGGCATCCCTTTCGCGAGCGACCCGCGTGCGGAAGATCCCTTCACGCTTCAGCTTGCACCGGAAATTCTTCTCGAGGAAAAGGACTTCATCGCCGTCATGAAGCCTTCGGGACTCCTTTCCGTCCCCGGCACCGGAGGGCTCCCGGATGCGCTGACGCTTGCCTCCCGCATGACGGGCGCGAACCTCACCGCCGTGCACCGTCTCGACATGGACACGTCCGGAATTCTTCTTTATGCCAAGACCCCCGAAGGCACCCGAAGCCTGATGGCGGCCTTTCGCGAGGGGCGCGTTCATAAGCGCTACCGCGCGCTCCTTGAAGGAATCCCGGCGGGAGAAGACGGGCTCATTGACTTCCCCATCACAACGCATCCGCTCGACCGTCTGCGCCAGATTGCGGCGGCAGGCGGAAGACCCTCGCGCACGCGCTGGGCAAAGGTTTCCGTGTCAAACGGACAAACGCTCGTTGACTTCTATCCGCTCACCGGACGCACGCACCAGCTGAGGCTTCATGCCGCGCATCCCCTCGGACTCGGCTCCCCGATCGCGGGCGACCCGTACTACAGCCGGGCGGGGCTGATCGCCGATACGCCGGAGAACCCGCTCAGGCTTCACGCTGCGGAAATTCACTTCCCGAGCCCCGCTGATGGAAGAGAAATCCGTCTTCTCTCCGAGGAGTCTTTTCCATCGTGAATCCCCAGAAATCCGGTAACACCACCCCCTGAAACTAAATGGCGACAAGGGGAATATTTTCACTGAGGCTTGCCGGATTTATTCTCCCGGGCTTCTCGCTTCTCGCGCTCCAGCGTTGATTTGTTCTTGCTGCCTTTGGGGCGTCCACGGCCTCTCTTGGGAGGAGCCGCCAGCAAAGCTTCTCGTTCGAGCGTCTTCTTGTTTTTGCTGCCCTTGGGTCTCCCAGGCTTGCGTTTTACGGGAGCCGGCAGGGTCGCCTGCAGAGCTTTCCGTTCAAGCGTTTTCTTGTTTTTACTGCCTTTGGGGCGTCCGGGCTTCCGCTTAGGCATCTCTGCCTCTTCCGGATCTTTCTTCTTCGCGGGTCTTCCGGGTTTGCGTTTGGGCGCAGGCGTCAAAAACAGCGGCATCGTGCGCGTCTGGCTGTGAACCGGATTTCTGCGGCTGTTCACCTCCTGCGCAAAGAAGTCGAGATGCTCGTCGCTCAAGCCGAATTCGGCATAGAGCAGAGCCATGCGCTTTGAGTAGTCGTGCACGGCGCAGTACTCATCATTCGGCATCAGCGTCAGAACCGTGCGATCCACTTCCCGAAAGGACTTGTTGGTGTCGAGCTCCAGCTTGCGGCAGGCAAGTTCGATTTCAGTACGAATGACGGCGGCAATGAAGCAGACGGCAAGCTTTGCCTCAATGCGCTGATCGTCATGCACGCGCGTTACGTCCGCGCCGAGCTGAGACTTCAATGCGCTGAACTGC of Sutterella faecalis contains these proteins:
- a CDS encoding MATE family efflux transporter, encoding MTENRPEVHFNSENSLRPQSIFRGAMPLLAGLMLEQLIGFTDVLFLGRYGEAELAAAGVAGILVLLFMMLGWGYCVGAQSLMSRANGGGDRARVGIVFRQSAIFLFLAGVVIALASPSIFDLTLAQSIHSKEVEEAARSYVLWRVAALPVAFLCLLFRAFFVSILRPRVLTISSSAMVLANCGLNAVLIFGLGPFPELGIAGAAIASAVSEVVCLIVFGVRLFMEKRWMEAVLSASWRPQREVQKALFQLGRWLMLQEAVAFGVWLFFFVSVENVAGERGLAITNVVRQLGAILFLFVHAFGSTAGSLAMNLVGAKKPELISRASRTGLWVCAAAMAPLAVFYAAAPDTVLGLITNFPDLIHDARNTYYVMIVSYMLTVPCYYFFFIIGTLGFARASFWVSITSALTYALYVAILSGYTTNPAVLWTSDFVYGFVLGIGTWLVWRSPQARKLREARTDAL
- a CDS encoding RluA family pseudouridine synthase yields the protein MTSRLIALPGFHPEDLPARFPSPWHGAPSKCLLRARDMAEACGHFHADCGRRGLLLLRNEANGEYSAAIAEEPFHEPDGARIQGLPHARSILGTTRDDVFQREAARISLAQLSGGSMTLLAFSEKERAKRPAKIARGGGAGLNLNFEHWNRALLEALDAPIVSNLLFAAALRKAGEPLTPVGSLEWWRGAMPSYDVKWDGMVLSPRTTVKPLAEWLLEGIPFASDPRAEDPFTLQLAPEILLEEKDFIAVMKPSGLLSVPGTGGLPDALTLASRMTGANLTAVHRLDMDTSGILLYAKTPEGTRSLMAAFREGRVHKRYRALLEGIPAGEDGLIDFPITTHPLDRLRQIAAAGGRPSRTRWAKVSVSNGQTLVDFYPLTGRTHQLRLHAAHPLGLGSPIAGDPYYSRAGLIADTPENPLRLHAAEIHFPSPADGREIRLLSEESFPS